One segment of Gammaproteobacteria bacterium DNA contains the following:
- a CDS encoding CHASE domain-containing protein has translation MKNSNVRSINRLLYGPLLAAAYVVTGKLGLMLALPPGYASGVFPAAGLAVAAAYLWGRSTYPWIFLGSLMLNLWVSGFDMTILAVTAATGIALASTLQALVGSLLLRRIIGSDAPLDRGVQIGCYLLLSPLICLVSATLSITSLYALGFFKANKIFEEWSTWWIGDTLGVVVFFPLMLAIFGKPASEWKKRRLMVVIVTSLSLALVVMAYIKSSQIETGKVTQSFLFEADRIAVQIQDKFDGQMYLLDQLETYFSKASTHVDREEFNVYVQPALRRYPMLQAIEWAPQVTQIQRQSFENDQKGAFPQFEIRERDASGVIVRASVRLTYYPVTYVEPLSGNKEAVGFDLTSNPAREAAVLKTLRTGKPVATEPIRLAQEKGSQAGILLLQRVNTFPPGLVLSVLRMGDFISKFVPKDSDMDVTLVDNQLGDILYGKHPDRSALAEFEQNLHFGGRKYQLRITPMAAYIESHHSLQSWGLLVIGTLGAGLLGAIMLLTTGSTSRVEKLVDERTADLNAARLKHQRLVDDIGDEFLVFSYALDGTITYVSNSFEAIFGQPKERILSRSWMEIIQWLPEDLEAAMQGLQDLLSEKIEHARIEMRFVHPDGQIHTIYTSSHIDKEPSENISSVEGVLLDITERKRVEIALQAAMIAAKTANQAKSAFLANMSHEIRTPMNGVIGMMDVLLNTRLTDEQRKMARIIYDSAQAQLGILNDILDFSKIEAGKLDCSIEPFALPELVEKTCVGHLGDAQQKGVTLRYDVESQIPPVLEGDSLRVRQILSNFISNAIKFSSGLEHSGAVRVSARQAGKEGGRIWVELSVRDNGIGMDAATRERVFHPFVQADASTTRQYGGTGLGLVISTRLAEAMGGEIRVKSTPGVGSTFTARLPFSPADESKQVTTTDTEEVVDVASSPLPRCAEAEAIVQGRPILVVEDNEINQKVIRQQLAKLGYSCNIAPDGQAAFRQWRTGNYALVLSDLHMPRLDGYQLAEAIRREEVNRGGISHTPILALTANVFQGEAERCQAAGMDGYLAKPVRLSQLREQLVHWLPVAADPTPAGARARVPACAKATVATADAGEPPVFDPGALTRIVGDKPAIHRRLLEKFQVTAQAQAERLGAALAEGDAAAVGQIAHTLKSNARAIGALQLGQVCAELEQAGKAGDTSATQRLIPLFEKAYGTSMTTIYTLLDK, from the coding sequence TTGAAAAACAGCAATGTCAGGTCGATAAACAGACTCCTGTATGGTCCGCTGCTGGCGGCGGCCTATGTCGTGACAGGCAAGCTCGGGCTGATGCTAGCCTTACCGCCAGGTTATGCCTCCGGGGTGTTTCCCGCCGCTGGACTGGCGGTCGCAGCGGCCTATTTGTGGGGTCGAAGCACTTATCCATGGATTTTCCTGGGTTCCCTGATGCTGAACCTGTGGGTGAGCGGCTTCGATATGACGATACTTGCGGTCACGGCGGCAACGGGTATCGCGTTGGCCTCTACCCTGCAAGCGTTGGTCGGGAGCCTGCTCCTGCGCCGGATCATCGGTTCAGACGCCCCACTCGACAGGGGAGTCCAGATCGGCTGCTACCTTCTGCTCTCCCCTCTGATTTGCCTGGTTAGCGCCACCCTGTCTATTACCAGTCTGTACGCCTTGGGGTTCTTCAAAGCCAACAAGATTTTCGAGGAATGGTCGACCTGGTGGATAGGCGATACCCTCGGCGTGGTGGTCTTTTTTCCTCTGATGCTGGCCATCTTTGGCAAACCGGCCTCGGAATGGAAGAAGCGTCGACTCATGGTCGTCATCGTCACTAGCCTCTCATTGGCGCTGGTAGTCATGGCTTATATCAAGTCCAGTCAAATCGAGACGGGTAAAGTCACCCAGTCCTTTTTGTTCGAAGCGGACCGCATCGCCGTGCAGATTCAGGACAAGTTTGACGGGCAGATGTACCTGCTGGATCAATTGGAAACCTATTTCTCCAAAGCAAGTACTCATGTGGACAGGGAGGAGTTCAATGTTTATGTACAACCTGCGTTGCGGCGATACCCCATGCTTCAGGCCATCGAATGGGCACCACAGGTGACCCAGATCCAGCGTCAGTCATTCGAAAATGATCAGAAAGGGGCGTTTCCACAGTTTGAGATCCGTGAGCGTGATGCGTCAGGCGTCATAGTGCGCGCCTCCGTGCGGCTCACCTATTACCCCGTCACCTACGTTGAACCCTTGAGCGGCAACAAGGAGGCGGTTGGCTTTGATCTCACTTCCAACCCTGCCCGCGAGGCGGCGGTCCTGAAGACCCTGCGTACCGGCAAGCCTGTTGCTACCGAACCTATTCGGCTGGCCCAGGAGAAAGGCTCGCAGGCCGGCATACTCCTGTTGCAAAGGGTCAATACCTTCCCGCCGGGACTGGTTTTGTCCGTCCTGCGCATGGGCGATTTCATCTCAAAGTTCGTGCCCAAGGATTCCGACATGGATGTGACTCTTGTTGACAATCAACTGGGCGATATCCTCTATGGCAAGCATCCGGACCGGTCTGCCTTGGCCGAATTCGAGCAAAACCTGCATTTCGGCGGCAGGAAGTATCAGTTACGGATAACGCCTATGGCTGCGTACATCGAATCCCACCATAGCTTGCAAAGCTGGGGCTTGCTGGTTATAGGCACACTGGGTGCCGGCCTGCTGGGCGCGATTATGCTTCTGACGACGGGTTCGACGTCCCGAGTCGAAAAATTGGTCGATGAGCGCACGGCCGACCTCAACGCCGCGCGGCTCAAGCACCAGCGCCTAGTGGATGACATCGGCGATGAGTTCTTGGTATTCAGCTACGCCCTGGATGGTACGATCACCTATGTCAGCAACAGCTTCGAAGCGATCTTCGGACAGCCCAAGGAGAGGATTTTGAGCAGATCCTGGATGGAGATCATCCAATGGCTTCCGGAAGACCTGGAGGCCGCCATGCAAGGCTTGCAGGACCTGCTCTCAGAAAAGATTGAGCACGCTCGGATTGAAATGCGCTTCGTCCACCCCGACGGACAAATTCATACCATCTATACGTCCAGTCATATCGACAAGGAACCCTCCGAGAATATCAGTTCTGTGGAAGGTGTTCTGCTGGACATCACAGAGCGCAAACGGGTCGAAATCGCATTGCAAGCCGCCATGATCGCTGCGAAAACCGCCAATCAGGCCAAGAGTGCTTTTTTAGCCAACATGTCGCACGAGATCCGCACGCCGATGAACGGAGTGATTGGCATGATGGACGTGCTGCTCAACACGCGCCTGACCGACGAGCAGCGCAAGATGGCGCGCATCATCTATGACTCCGCCCAGGCCCAGCTCGGCATCCTCAACGACATCCTTGATTTCTCCAAGATCGAAGCCGGCAAGCTGGATTGCTCTATCGAACCCTTTGCCCTGCCAGAGTTGGTCGAAAAGACTTGCGTTGGGCACCTCGGAGATGCGCAGCAGAAAGGAGTGACGCTGCGGTACGACGTGGAGTCCCAAATCCCCCCAGTCCTCGAAGGCGACAGTTTGCGGGTCCGGCAGATCCTCAGCAACTTCATCAGCAACGCCATCAAATTCTCCAGTGGACTGGAGCATTCGGGGGCGGTGAGGGTGTCCGCACGGCAGGCGGGTAAAGAAGGCGGCAGGATCTGGGTTGAACTGTCGGTGCGCGATAATGGCATCGGCATGGATGCGGCGACGCGGGAGCGGGTGTTCCATCCCTTCGTCCAGGCCGATGCCTCGACCACGCGCCAGTATGGTGGCACGGGGCTGGGGCTAGTGATCAGCACGCGCCTGGCCGAGGCGATGGGGGGTGAGATCCGGGTGAAGAGCACGCCGGGGGTGGGCAGCACGTTTACCGCCCGTCTGCCGTTTTCCCCGGCGGATGAATCAAAACAGGTGACAACCACCGATACCGAAGAAGTGGTCGACGTTGCCAGTTCCCCTCTCCCCCGCTGCGCGGAAGCCGAAGCCATTGTGCAGGGACGGCCAATCCTGGTGGTCGAAGATAACGAGATCAATCAGAAGGTGATCCGGCAGCAACTTGCCAAGCTGGGCTACTCGTGCAACATCGCCCCGGACGGGCAGGCAGCCTTCCGCCAATGGCGGACCGGCAACTACGCCCTGGTGCTGTCCGACCTGCACATGCCGCGCTTGGATGGCTATCAGCTCGCCGAGGCGATCCGCCGAGAAGAAGTTAACCGTGGGGGTATTAGCCATACCCCGATCCTAGCCTTGACGGCCAACGTGTTCCAGGGGGAGGCCGAGCGCTGCCAGGCCGCCGGCATGGATGGCTACCTGGCCAAGCCGGTGCGGTTGTCGCAATTGCGGGAACAACTCGTCCACTGGCTGCCGGTTGCCGCAGATCCGACCCCGGCGGGCGCGAGAGCCAGGGTGCCGGCCTGTGCAAAGGCTACAGTGGCGACGGCGGACGCCGGTGAACCCCCGGTGTTCGACCCTGGTGCGCTGACGCGGATAGTGGGAGACAAACCGGCGATCCACCGCCGCCTGCTGGAGAAGTTCCAGGTCACGGCCCAAGCGCAGGCCGAGCGCCTGGGCGCCGCCCTGGCCGAGGGGGACGCCGCCGCTGTCGGCCAGATTGCGCATACGCTCAAATCCAACGCTCGCGCCATCGGCGCTCTGCAATTGGGCCAGGTGTGCGCAGAACTCGAGCAGGCTGGCAAAGCGGGCGACACGTCGGCAACACAGCGATTGATCCCCCTCTTCGAAAAAGCCTACGGGACCAGCATGACGACCATCTATACTCTGCTTGATAAGTAA
- a CDS encoding PAS domain S-box protein yields MKSFIQLRNLFLSLLFVVLWGCMYWFLDDVQRREQESYQATHTAVLTAVYQASIERLQLATKFMVDQGIRREEILKIFARGVHSTGEAQQQARDELYRLLLPWYQYLKAQGIQLVQFHTRDAHSFLRFHLPDQYGDSLRDARPALVQANTNQKIVTGFEIGRVKSGFRNVFPISYHGEHLGSVEISLSFDQLRDSMALLEKSKYYQLILRKKAVFDRLFEEWRAQYPPSEINQDFVLDKALSEDTNASFKPDNIREIDALLRQDVTLAEKMARGENFSISIMSSSGEWCISFVAVIDTLGKKVGYFISYEKDSALSILRQDFFKHLIVGTLMLLGLYWAICMLHVSRTALKREKQRLEVIMSAIGDGLYVMDNKGVITQVNNAFTELLGYEADEVVGRLGCKVFHRYADSEQTNTFLSCPIHTKVSESERYFGEERFLRKDGGIIDVEINSRPISDKGIIGSVSAFRDISEQTRLKEESQAKQRLIDSIVENIPNMIFLKHAKDLRFAMFNKAGEDLLGYDRSELLGKSDYDFFPREQADFFTGKDREILNATGVLDIPVEPIETHQHGSRLLHTKKLALRNDAGEAEYLLGISEDITELHQYRQHLEELVEARTAELKRVHQNIADTQYAMDKVGIGITWADFATGRFTYSNPYAAECLGYTPEELCQLTVSDIDSHFPAERYREIREQIKQRSYIKFETTQQAKDGRLIPVEMTIYYHAAEGSPGPRFIAFQTNISTRKEAERALRETKESAEAANLAKSLFLANMSHEIRTPMNGVIGMTDVLLNTRLTDEQRKMTRVIRDSAQTQLGILNDILDFSKIEAGKLEFSIEPFALAEVVEKTCATLAEQARSTGVTLRHTVDAHIPPLEGDALRVRQILSNFLSNAIKFSSGLGRTGNVEVVARRADGVGDRVWIELAVRDNGIGMDTATRERVFHPFTQADASTTRQYGGTGLGLVISTRLAAMMGGEIRVESTPEVGSAFIAHLPFSLADPEKLRVTTPETPEAADMARSVPGRAEAVQQGRLILVAEDNATNQEVIQQQLMLLGYRCDIAPDGRAAFRQWLTGEYGLILSDLHMPHLDGYQLAEAIRREEANRGGTSHTPILALTANVLQGEVERCQAAGMDGYLAKPVPLSELREQLTHWLSAVADPRPASPMAETPALVEATGDTENASEPPVFDPGALTQMVGDKPAIHRRLLEKFQVTAQAQTERLRAALTEGDAAAVGQIAHGLKSNARAIGALQLGDLCEKLEQAGKAGDTHAAQRLTLLFEKAYETGMTTINTLLDR; encoded by the coding sequence ATGAAGTCATTCATTCAATTACGCAACCTATTTCTTTCATTACTTTTTGTTGTGCTATGGGGTTGCATGTATTGGTTTCTCGATGATGTCCAGCGAAGAGAGCAAGAGAGCTATCAAGCAACTCATACGGCGGTCCTGACGGCCGTCTATCAAGCCAGCATCGAGCGCCTGCAGCTGGCAACGAAGTTCATGGTTGACCAAGGGATACGACGGGAGGAAATTTTGAAAATCTTCGCCAGGGGCGTGCATAGCACTGGCGAAGCCCAGCAGCAGGCAAGGGACGAACTCTATCGATTGCTCTTGCCTTGGTACCAATATTTGAAGGCGCAAGGTATTCAACTGGTCCAGTTCCATACCCGGGATGCGCATAGTTTTCTACGTTTTCATTTACCTGACCAATACGGCGATTCATTGCGGGATGCGCGGCCGGCTTTGGTCCAGGCCAATACCAATCAAAAGATCGTCACCGGATTTGAGATAGGACGGGTGAAGTCGGGTTTCCGCAATGTGTTCCCAATTTCTTATCACGGTGAGCATCTTGGCAGTGTGGAAATCAGCCTCTCTTTCGATCAGCTCCGTGACTCCATGGCCCTGCTGGAAAAGTCCAAGTACTACCAGTTGATTTTGAGAAAAAAAGCCGTCTTTGATAGATTGTTCGAAGAATGGCGGGCGCAATATCCCCCTTCCGAAATCAACCAGGATTTCGTTCTCGATAAGGCGCTCAGCGAGGACACAAACGCTTCCTTCAAACCGGACAATATTCGAGAGATCGACGCCCTGCTCAGGCAAGATGTCACCCTTGCAGAGAAAATGGCCCGCGGTGAAAACTTCTCAATATCGATTATGAGCTCCAGCGGTGAGTGGTGCATTTCGTTCGTAGCGGTCATAGACACCCTGGGCAAGAAAGTCGGCTACTTCATCTCCTATGAAAAGGATTCAGCTCTCTCCATACTGCGGCAGGATTTTTTCAAGCATCTTATCGTCGGAACGTTAATGCTCCTGGGATTGTATTGGGCTATCTGCATGCTCCATGTGTCCAGAACCGCATTGAAAAGGGAGAAACAGCGACTTGAGGTTATTATGAGCGCCATTGGCGATGGCCTGTATGTCATGGATAACAAAGGTGTCATTACGCAGGTCAACAACGCCTTTACGGAGTTGCTTGGATACGAAGCCGATGAAGTCGTTGGTCGGCTGGGTTGTAAGGTTTTCCATAGATATGCGGATTCAGAGCAGACCAACACCTTCCTTTCTTGCCCTATTCACACCAAGGTCAGTGAGAGCGAACGCTATTTTGGGGAGGAACGCTTCCTTCGCAAAGACGGCGGAATAATCGATGTTGAAATAAACAGCCGCCCTATTAGCGATAAAGGCATCATCGGCTCGGTATCCGCGTTTCGCGACATTTCGGAGCAAACGCGGCTCAAAGAGGAGAGTCAGGCCAAACAGCGCCTGATCGACTCGATTGTCGAGAATATTCCTAACATGATCTTTTTGAAACATGCGAAAGACCTGCGTTTTGCCATGTTCAACAAGGCAGGGGAGGATCTGCTGGGCTATGACCGGTCAGAACTGCTTGGCAAAAGCGACTATGACTTCTTCCCCAGGGAACAGGCAGATTTCTTTACGGGTAAGGATCGAGAGATTTTGAACGCAACGGGAGTCCTGGATATTCCTGTAGAGCCGATTGAGACGCACCAGCATGGAAGCCGGCTGCTGCATACTAAAAAACTGGCATTGCGTAATGACGCTGGCGAAGCGGAATATCTGCTCGGTATCTCGGAGGATATCACTGAACTTCACCAATATCGCCAGCATCTTGAGGAACTGGTGGAAGCTCGTACCGCTGAACTGAAACGAGTCCACCAGAACATCGCGGATACTCAATACGCCATGGACAAGGTTGGGATCGGCATCACATGGGCGGATTTCGCCACGGGGCGTTTCACCTATTCTAATCCTTATGCCGCTGAGTGCCTCGGTTATACCCCCGAGGAACTGTGTCAGTTAACGGTCTCCGACATTGATTCCCACTTTCCGGCCGAACGCTATAGGGAGATCAGGGAACAGATCAAACAGCGAAGTTATATAAAGTTCGAGACCACTCAACAGGCCAAAGATGGCCGCTTGATCCCCGTTGAAATGACCATCTACTACCATGCGGCCGAAGGGAGTCCCGGTCCCCGCTTCATTGCCTTCCAAACCAACATCAGCACCCGCAAGGAAGCGGAACGCGCATTAAGGGAAACAAAGGAGTCTGCCGAAGCGGCCAATTTGGCCAAGAGCCTTTTTCTGGCCAACATGAGCCACGAGATCCGCACGCCGATGAACGGCGTGATCGGCATGACGGACGTGTTGCTCAATACGCGTCTGACCGACGAGCAGCGCAAGATGACGCGCGTCATCCGCGACTCCGCCCAAACCCAGCTGGGCATTCTCAACGACATCCTCGATTTCTCCAAGATCGAGGCGGGCAAGCTCGAATTCTCCATCGAACCCTTCGCGCTGGCCGAGGTGGTCGAGAAGACCTGCGCCACGCTGGCCGAACAGGCCCGGTCGACGGGGGTGACGCTGCGTCATACCGTGGATGCGCACATCCCCCCCCTGGAGGGTGATGCCCTGCGGGTGCGGCAGATCCTGTCCAACTTCCTCAGCAACGCCATCAAATTCTCCAGCGGTTTGGGCCGCACGGGGAACGTTGAGGTGGTCGCGCGGCGAGCCGACGGAGTAGGGGACCGGGTCTGGATCGAACTGGCGGTGCGCGACAACGGCATCGGCATGGATACGGCGACGCGGGAGCGGGTATTTCATCCCTTCACTCAGGCTGACGCCTCGACCACACGCCAGTACGGCGGGACGGGGCTGGGGCTGGTGATCAGCACACGCCTGGCCGCGATGATGGGGGGTGAGATTCGGGTGGAGAGTACGCCGGAAGTCGGCAGCGCCTTCATCGCCCATTTGCCGTTTTCCCTGGCGGATCCGGAAAAACTACGGGTGACCACCCCCGAGACCCCGGAGGCGGCAGACATGGCCCGTTCTGTTCCCGGCCGTGCGGAAGCTGTCCAACAAGGGCGGCTGATCCTGGTAGCCGAGGACAACGCGACCAATCAGGAGGTGATCCAGCAGCAGCTCATGCTGCTGGGCTACCGGTGCGACATCGCTCCGGACGGGCGGGCCGCCTTCCGCCAATGGTTAACTGGGGAGTATGGCCTAATCCTGTCTGACCTGCATATGCCGCACCTAGACGGCTACCAGCTCGCCGAAGCGATCCGTCGGGAAGAAGCTAACCGTGGGGGTACTAGCCACACCCCGATCCTGGCTTTGACGGCCAACGTGCTCCAGGGCGAGGTCGAGCGCTGCCAAGCTGCCGGCATGGACGGCTACCTAGCCAAGCCGGTGCCCTTGTCGGAACTCAGGGAGCAACTCACCCATTGGCTGTCAGCCGTCGCGGATCCGCGTCCAGCGAGTCCGATGGCCGAGACACCTGCCCTTGTCGAAGCTACAGGAGATACCGAGAACGCGAGTGAACCGCCAGTGTTCGACCCTGGCGCGCTAACGCAGATGGTGGGGGACAAACCTGCGATTCACCGCCGCCTGCTGGAGAAGTTCCAGGTCACGGCGCAGGCGCAGACCGAGCGCCTGCGCGCCGCTCTGACCGAGGGGGACGCCGCCGCCGTCGGCCAGATCGCGCACGGCCTCAAATCTAACGCTCGCGCCATCGGCGCCCTGCAACTGGGCGACCTGTGCGAAAAACTGGAACAGGCCGGCAAGGCCGGAGACACGCATGCGGCGCAGCGACTGACCCTCCTCTTCGAAAAAGCTTACGAGACTGGCATGACGACCATCAATACCCTGCTTGACAGGTAA